The Triticum aestivum cultivar Chinese Spring chromosome 7B, IWGSC CS RefSeq v2.1, whole genome shotgun sequence genome window below encodes:
- the LOC123160706 gene encoding fasciclin-like arabinogalactan protein 14: protein MAPPKLSLLVLLVLLLPAAGSAGANDVAADAPPVGAAGGGGFNVSEILAKFPEFTLFNYLISKTRVAKDINSRNSVTVLAPVNADVDWLLRRSARLPRAAFLELLSVHVVLDYYDAAKLAALPRGRGAKPVVATTLYQTFGPANGDKSGFLTITPAPDGGAVFASAAPGALVNATFNKAVTARPYNISVLQISNFVVPPGVITKPRAPPPPKVMSSVSAVAPSPAPVRSPSPSPSSLPCPPVTMPIEEPMEETPASAPAPSQGHALQAMMGWWSAAGVALGMACVLAHL from the coding sequence ATGGCGCCCCCGAAGCTCTCCTTGCTggtgctcctcgtcctcctcctcccggcgGCCGGCAGCGCCGGCGCCAACGACGTGGCCGCCGACGCGCCCCCGGTcggggccgccggcggcggcggcttcaacGTCTCGGAGATCCTGGCCAAGTTCCCGGAGTTCACCCTCTTCAACTACCTCATCAGCAAGACGCGCGTGGCCAAGGACATCAACAGCCGCAACTCCGTCACCGTGCTCGCCCCCGTCAACGCCGACGTCGACTGGCTGCTCCGCCGCAGCGCGCGCCTGCCGCGGGCCGCCTTCCTCGAGCTCCTCTCCGTCCACGTCGTCCTCGACTACTACGACGCCGCCAAGCTGGCTGCCCTGCCCCGCGGCCGCGGCGCCAAGCCCGTCGTCGCCACCACGCTCTACCAGACCTTCGGCCCCGCCAACGGCGACAAGTCCGGCTTCCTCACCATCACCCCCGCGCCCGACGGCGGCGCCGTCTTCGCCTCGGCCGCCCCCGGCGCGCTCGTCAACGCCACCTTCAACAAGGCCGTCACCGCCAGGCCCTACAACATCTCCGTCCTCCAGATCAGCAACTTCGTCGTGCCGCCCGGGGTCATCACCAagccgcgcgccccgccgccgcccaaggTGATGAGCTCCGTGTCGGCCGTCGCGCCCAGCCCCGCGCCGGTgaggtcgccgtcgccgtccccgtcgtcgctcCCGTGCCCGCCCGTGACCATGCCCATTGAGGAGCCCATGGAGGAGACCCCGGCGTCCGCGCCGGCGCCGTCGCAGGGCCACGCGCTGCAGGCGATGATGGGCTGGTGGTCCGCCGCCGGCGTGGCGCTGGGAATGGCGTGCGTGCTGGCGCACTTGTAG
- the LOC123161594 gene encoding probable small nuclear ribonucleoprotein F, with product MATVPVNPKPFLQNLTGKMVIVKLKWGMEYKGYLVSVDSYMNLQLSGTEEYIDGQCSGNLGDILIRCNNVMYLRGVPEEDTDIPDAA from the exons ATGGCG ACTGTGCCAGTTAACCCCAAGCCGTTCTTGCAAAACCTAACAGGGAAGATGGTCATCGTCAAGCTGAAATGGGGCATGGAGTACAAAG GATATCTTGTTTCAGTGGACTCCTACATGAATCTGCAG CTAAGTGGTACTGAGGAATACATTGATGGGCAATGCTCTGGAAATTTGGGAGACATACTGATAAG ATGCAACAATGTGATGTATCTCCGAGGTGTTCCAGAGGAGGACACGGACATTCCAGATGCGGCCTGA